One Candidatus Eisenbacteria bacterium genomic window carries:
- a CDS encoding T9SS type A sorting domain-containing protein, producing the protein MSNHRGGSSPQPSFSRTFVILAALSLLVFSGTANAGTITRSYDFEAPIVQSMDGFHRISMEGAQNFGAPGEPILPMAGVQLLLPPGEVITKIEVIPGAWVALSGSYTIEPGQRQYPLAFTGPYQRDLPNNDIYSSSSSFPERLHDAPYVGLYRGYRIATFAIHPVKYIPADGSLSYIPSCEVVITTAPDADAWADTERMIRHDPATLARLQSLVDNPLDASAYESITRFFSGGRNLDPSLAYKYIIITTESWDEYLDPLVNFETQRGHKAGVFLKSWILGNYNTGVDDQDDIRDFIIDAYATWDVDYVLLVGDARETAGIPHRGLYAVGYGTPDTDIPADMYYSCLDGTWNNDGDGYWGESGEDDLYPELGIGRACVDSQTEIENFITKVIRYQAEPVVAECDEALMVGELLWDDPTWGGDYKDEIKNGASTHGYTTVGFPPSINVGTLYDKNGTWSSSQLITLMESGMNIVNHLGHCNVQYALKMTNTDIPSFDNDGVNHSYNFVYSQGCYCGAFDNRDPDGYYIGDCYAEQFQTDDDGAAAIIMNSRYGWGQHSSTDGSSQYFDRQFFDAIFGEQIYPLADANDDSKMDNVWSINYGANRWCCYELNVFGDPAMHLWTAEPGQLDASYTPVVYIGQGDMDVTVTALGGGAISGARVTIYTADYSVYDTGVTNTFGTVTLHPNAEAPADLYVKATAHNRLDFNGTASIIPPAGPYLVFAGNSIEDAGGDDDGAMDAGETVGLNVLLENVGIDPTTGVTAELTSVDTNIQILTPTQAYPDIPVGGSEMCNSPYLITIAGNAEDGHIVPFALAATSNEGQWDAAFNLSIQAPVLCASNYLLTDAAPNGNEDGGIDPGETVALMFSVLNTGHSAAAGLTGLLSCGSADVVIHDAAGECDEVPINGAGLFDTYEVEFLGSCPSPGVLVFLLQITNAYGLDTTIEFDLDVGPWFDDAETDRGWTMGAAGDNATSGYWTRVDPIGTVYETSIVQPEDDHTPSGTMCFVTANGSVGGAAGEADVDGGITTLLTPVFDLSGATSATLSYWRWYTNDLGNNPGEDYWTVDITADGDTWVHLEYTQESANTWTQFTFNLGDYVDFTSQTQIRFIAADASPGSLVEAAVDDFSLDIVRGDVSGAPAVADHLEFGIVSCSPNPFNPQTSIAFRLEQKSPVRLSIFDVSGRRVRSLVHGPVAAGNHMVVFDGTDSRGHAVSSGIYFLKLETPNIVQVKRLTLIR; encoded by the coding sequence ATGAGCAACCATCGAGGAGGATCTTCTCCCCAGCCTTCATTCAGCCGGACTTTCGTAATCCTGGCCGCATTGAGTTTGCTGGTGTTTTCAGGCACTGCAAATGCGGGAACAATAACGCGTTCCTACGATTTTGAAGCTCCCATTGTACAATCAATGGATGGCTTTCACAGGATCAGCATGGAGGGCGCTCAAAATTTCGGCGCTCCCGGCGAGCCAATCTTGCCGATGGCCGGTGTTCAACTTCTGCTGCCTCCCGGCGAGGTGATCACAAAAATTGAGGTTATTCCCGGGGCGTGGGTCGCTCTCAGCGGTTCTTATACAATCGAGCCGGGGCAGCGGCAGTATCCCCTTGCCTTCACCGGTCCCTACCAAAGAGACCTTCCCAATAATGATATTTATTCTTCCAGCTCGAGTTTTCCAGAACGGCTTCACGATGCCCCATATGTTGGGCTCTACCGGGGATATCGGATCGCGACCTTTGCAATTCATCCGGTCAAATATATTCCCGCAGACGGATCCCTGTCATATATCCCGAGCTGCGAGGTCGTCATCACAACCGCGCCCGACGCCGACGCCTGGGCTGATACCGAGAGAATGATTCGCCACGATCCCGCTACACTGGCCCGGCTTCAAAGCCTTGTAGACAATCCCCTTGATGCCTCCGCATACGAATCCATTACCCGGTTTTTCTCCGGTGGACGGAATTTGGATCCGTCCTTGGCTTATAAATATATCATCATCACCACGGAATCGTGGGATGAATATCTTGACCCGCTTGTCAATTTTGAAACTCAGCGCGGGCATAAAGCCGGCGTCTTCTTAAAATCATGGATCCTCGGCAATTATAACACTGGTGTCGACGATCAGGACGATATCCGCGACTTTATCATCGACGCCTATGCCACATGGGATGTCGATTATGTCCTGCTCGTTGGTGACGCCAGAGAAACAGCCGGCATTCCGCACCGCGGCCTCTATGCCGTTGGTTACGGCACACCGGATACCGATATCCCCGCGGATATGTACTATAGCTGTCTCGACGGAACCTGGAACAACGACGGTGACGGGTATTGGGGCGAAAGCGGCGAGGATGACCTGTATCCCGAGCTCGGCATCGGACGCGCTTGCGTGGATTCCCAGACCGAAATTGAAAACTTCATCACAAAGGTCATCCGGTACCAAGCCGAGCCGGTTGTCGCCGAATGCGATGAGGCGCTCATGGTCGGCGAACTGCTTTGGGATGATCCGACATGGGGCGGGGACTATAAAGACGAGATCAAGAACGGTGCCAGCACCCACGGCTATACAACAGTAGGATTCCCTCCCAGCATCAATGTCGGTACGTTATACGATAAAAACGGCACCTGGAGCAGCAGCCAGCTGATTACTCTAATGGAATCAGGGATGAATATTGTCAATCATCTTGGGCACTGCAATGTTCAGTACGCTCTCAAAATGACGAATACGGACATTCCTTCTTTTGATAATGATGGTGTCAATCATTCGTATAACTTTGTGTACAGCCAGGGCTGTTACTGCGGGGCTTTTGATAACCGGGATCCGGACGGTTATTATATCGGTGACTGCTATGCAGAGCAGTTCCAAACGGATGATGACGGCGCTGCGGCTATTATCATGAATTCCCGTTATGGCTGGGGGCAGCATTCCAGCACTGATGGCTCTTCCCAGTATTTCGACCGGCAGTTTTTTGATGCCATTTTCGGTGAGCAAATCTATCCTCTGGCGGATGCGAATGACGATTCAAAAATGGACAATGTCTGGTCTATCAATTACGGCGCGAATCGGTGGTGTTGCTATGAGCTGAATGTCTTCGGCGACCCCGCCATGCATCTCTGGACGGCCGAACCGGGGCAGCTCGACGCGTCATATACCCCCGTTGTATACATCGGCCAAGGGGATATGGATGTTACGGTGACGGCGCTCGGCGGCGGCGCAATATCAGGCGCCCGTGTTACCATCTACACCGCCGATTATTCTGTTTATGACACGGGGGTCACCAACACCTTTGGGACGGTTACGCTTCACCCCAATGCTGAAGCGCCGGCGGATCTTTATGTAAAAGCCACGGCTCATAACCGTCTCGACTTTAACGGAACGGCAAGCATTATTCCTCCGGCGGGACCTTATTTGGTCTTTGCCGGCAATTCGATAGAGGATGCAGGCGGAGACGATGACGGCGCAATGGATGCAGGTGAAACCGTTGGGCTGAACGTCCTTCTGGAAAACGTCGGTATTGACCCAACAACCGGCGTGACCGCTGAATTAACATCCGTCGACACAAATATCCAGATCCTCACACCCACTCAAGCTTACCCCGACATTCCTGTGGGTGGATCTGAAATGTGCAATAGTCCCTATCTCATTACGATCGCCGGCAATGCCGAGGATGGCCACATCGTCCCCTTTGCCCTTGCCGCAACGTCAAACGAAGGGCAGTGGGATGCCGCCTTCAATTTGAGCATTCAGGCGCCGGTTCTTTGCGCGTCGAACTATCTGCTGACGGATGCGGCTCCGAACGGCAATGAAGATGGCGGAATCGATCCTGGTGAGACCGTCGCTTTGATGTTCAGCGTCCTGAATACGGGACATTCCGCCGCCGCCGGGTTGACGGGCCTGCTTTCCTGCGGCAGCGCGGATGTCGTTATTCACGATGCCGCCGGCGAGTGCGATGAAGTCCCCATTAATGGCGCCGGTCTATTCGATACCTATGAGGTGGAATTTCTTGGATCGTGTCCTTCTCCGGGAGTGCTCGTATTCCTGCTCCAGATAACCAATGCCTACGGACTCGACACAACAATCGAGTTTGATTTGGATGTCGGCCCCTGGTTCGATGATGCCGAAACGGATCGAGGTTGGACCATGGGCGCGGCCGGTGACAATGCAACGTCCGGATATTGGACCCGCGTCGACCCCATCGGCACCGTATATGAAACCAGCATTGTCCAACCCGAGGACGATCACACACCCTCAGGGACAATGTGCTTTGTAACGGCCAATGGTTCTGTCGGCGGCGCTGCCGGTGAAGCCGATGTGGATGGCGGTATTACAACCCTGCTCACACCCGTCTTCGACCTTAGCGGTGCGACATCGGCGACACTTTCCTACTGGAGATGGTATACCAACGATCTCGGAAACAATCCGGGTGAGGATTACTGGACTGTGGATATTACCGCCGATGGGGATACCTGGGTCCATTTGGAGTACACGCAAGAGAGCGCCAACACCTGGACCCAGTTCACATTTAACCTCGGTGACTATGTCGATTTCACCAGCCAGACGCAGATCCGCTTTATCGCCGCCGATGCGTCGCCCGGTTCACTGGTCGAGGCGGCCGTGGACGACTTTTCGCTGGATATCGTTCGCGGGGATGTCTCCGGGGCGCCGGCTGTAGCCGATCATCTTGAATTTGGAATTGTCTCCTGCAGCCCAAACCCCTTCAATCCGCAGACATCGATCGCCTTCCGGCTTGAACAGAAGTCGCCCGTAAGGCTGAGCATTTTCGACGTCTCGGGTCGCAGGGTCCGGTCGCTGGTGCATGGCCCGGTTGCCGCGGGGAATCATATGGTTGTCTTCGATGGAACCGATTCGAGGGGTCATGCGGTCTCGTCAGGAATTTACTTCTTGAAACTTGAGACTCCCAACATCGTTCAAGTGAAGAGATTGACACTGATCAGGTAA
- a CDS encoding DUF819 family protein yields MIQSAQGTLAVLVGIVAFFFFLEKRFRWRIFQFLPPLIWIYTIPVVLSNTNIISKSGPIYGGLKANALPIFITLMLLDVDFVAVVRVIGRGILVMLMGTIGVVIGAPIAYSLFRNQLGPEGWKGFGALAGSWIGGTGNMAAVAGAIGTPPAEMGLAVLADNLVYIVWLPLLLTSRAWAGAFQRFSKADPDRVAKMEAAVSKMAAKSKEVEMHHIVYLVLLGLTVAAVSSFISPRLPELGSVLNSGSWKVVIFTTLGILLSLTPARRIPGSQPLAMAIVYVFVASMGAQADLAGLARAHWFVAAAFVWITIHGLFCLLGALLFRVDIHTAAIASAANIGGAASAPIVASYHRETLIPVAVLMALVGYALGNYLGLVTAQLCSWVAG; encoded by the coding sequence GTGATACAAAGCGCGCAGGGCACTTTGGCCGTTCTTGTCGGCATTGTTGCATTCTTCTTTTTTCTGGAAAAGCGATTTCGTTGGAGAATCTTTCAGTTCCTGCCCCCCTTGATTTGGATTTATACAATTCCTGTCGTATTGAGCAACACCAACATTATCTCAAAGTCCGGGCCCATTTATGGCGGCCTCAAGGCAAACGCCCTGCCCATATTTATAACCCTCATGTTGTTGGATGTTGATTTTGTCGCCGTGGTGCGTGTCATCGGACGAGGCATTCTTGTCATGCTGATGGGTACGATCGGCGTCGTCATCGGCGCTCCGATCGCTTACTCCCTATTCCGCAATCAACTCGGCCCGGAGGGTTGGAAGGGTTTCGGCGCACTTGCTGGCAGCTGGATCGGCGGGACGGGAAATATGGCCGCGGTCGCCGGGGCCATCGGGACACCACCCGCTGAAATGGGCCTGGCCGTTCTTGCTGACAATCTCGTTTATATTGTATGGCTTCCCCTGCTCCTGACCAGCCGCGCGTGGGCCGGCGCTTTTCAGCGCTTTTCTAAAGCGGATCCGGATCGCGTCGCGAAAATGGAGGCCGCTGTTTCGAAAATGGCGGCAAAGAGCAAGGAGGTCGAGATGCACCATATCGTTTATCTCGTTCTTCTGGGGCTCACCGTCGCTGCTGTTTCGTCCTTCATCTCACCCCGGCTACCTGAGTTGGGCAGCGTGTTGAATTCCGGATCGTGGAAAGTCGTCATCTTCACAACGCTCGGGATTCTACTTTCTCTCACGCCGGCCCGGCGAATTCCGGGAAGCCAGCCGCTGGCGATGGCCATTGTCTATGTCTTTGTCGCATCGATGGGCGCACAGGCGGATCTGGCCGGCCTCGCCCGCGCTCATTGGTTTGTTGCGGCCGCCTTTGTGTGGATCACAATCCACGGGCTATTTTGCCTCCTTGGCGCTCTTCTTTTCCGAGTCGACATCCATACCGCTGCGATTGCCTCAGCGGCAAATATCGGCGGCGCGGCATCGGCCCCTATCGTCGCCTCCTATCACCGGGAGACTCTTATTCCTGTCGCCGTGCTTATGGCGCTGGTCGGCTACGCCCTCGGCAACTACTTGGGGCTGGTAACGGCTCAGTTGTGTTCCTGGGTTGCAGGATAG